A section of the Kluyveromyces lactis strain NRRL Y-1140 chromosome F complete sequence genome encodes:
- a CDS encoding uncharacterized protein (similar to uniprot|P38750 Saccharomyces cerevisiae YHL008C Hypothetical ORF), with amino-acid sequence MVDDSYYITPHETALAVVATSMKKARLRFDTLVINSLMGGILFSAGGMLFVAARSENPLIFEQHPGMTNFLGAFTFSIGLFYVIINGADLFNSNVLFFTVGFLRGAVSIYDLFVSWAISWLGNIAGTLFVCYVICHLSGTTTSELLVAGSISIAEGKASSSFIQTFIKGIAGNFYVCLAVYLQLMCKPIHVKLIVMTIPTFTFVALGFTHVVADMSMLMIGMLNGANVSVGTYIWKLLIPATLGNIIGGSFFSGVIPYYLHLRVVERDRKQLSLPEFEARDEQPELNMDSRVVRVDPKETAEAEDDSDIDSDDENYGLLSEKQSSDSTGRNASDDQVLPYVGTDGTSRDLHRSETNGTMASLRSHGSKIRSPPGVFPVRGMGKPLAKERSIVDSEYSNESHHSSKASPSVNSFDMISMRSDEDSTLENPIGFQGVSQQPSLQERRNSILRTLSRIPTVHSNPLHHMSSQDDQEYKKEVEEYEKEGHYNVRDHKLGTKLEKALTRIATRKSNEELSDMLPRTTQDIFPEQKPADEMNPINSRRSGTTMSGLLKTISKQFVPTKQPADVNEVHRRLSQAGITTKAANASDNIAGIENYDGIELPSHSPYYRRPSNISNDSTSNSLYTMGSVNRSKTPSFIVDMGHASNPIGGGGVSVAGKRKSYPLKTIPHFDNDNFEEQSVTDLH; translated from the coding sequence ATGGTTGATGATTCGTACTATATCACTCCGCATGAGACAGCTCTCGCTGTTGTTGCGACTTCTATGAAGAAGGCAAGACTCCGATTTGATACTTTGGTGATAAACTCATTGATGGGTGGAATACTCTTCAGTGCAGGTGGCATGCTTTTCGTCGCAGCGCGATCCGAGAATCCGTTAATTTTCGAACAACATCCAGGAATGACAAACTTCTTAGGAGCCTTCACTTTCTCTATTGGTCTCTTTTACGTTATCATCAACGGTGctgatcttttcaactcTAACGTCTTGTTCTTTACTGTGGGTTTTCTACGTGGAGCTGTATCCATATATGATCTTTTCGTTAGTTGGGCAATAAGTTGGTTGGGGAACATTGCCGGGACTTTATTTGTATGCTACGTCATCTGCCATCTATCTGGCACTACTACCTCCGAACTACTTGTCGCCGGATCAATATCCATTGCAGAAGGCAAAGCTAGCTCAAGTTTCATTCAAACATTCATTAAGGGTATCGCTGGTAATTTTTACGTTTGCTTGGCCGTTTATTTACAACTTATGTGCAAACCAATCCATGTTAAACTAATTGTCATGACCATACCAACATTCACTTTTGTCGCTTTGGGATTCACTCATGTGGTTGCAGATATGTCGATGCTCATGATTGGTATGCTTAACGGTGCAAATGTGTCAGTCGGTACTTATATTTGGAAATTACTCATCCCAGCAACCTTAGGAAACATTATAGGTGGGTCCTTCTTTAGTGGAGTGATTCCATATTACCTACACTTACGTGTTGTGGAACGCGATAGGAAACAACTATCCTTACCTGAATTTGAGGCTAGAGATGAGCAACCTGAGTTGAATATGGACTCAAGAGTCGTTAGGGTGGATCCTAAGGAGACAGCAGAGGCTGAAGATGACTCAGATATAGattcagatgatgaaaactACGGCTTACTGTCCGAGAAACAATCTTCAGATAGTACAGGACGTAACGCCTCTGATGATCAGGTACTCCCATACGTTGGTACTGATGGTACTTCCAGAGATCTTCATAGAAGTGAGACTAATGGTACAATGGCATCACTTCGGTCACATGGCTCTAAAATACGTTCTCCACCTGGTGTTTTCCCAGTAAGAGGAATGGGTAAACCATTGgcaaaagaaagaagtatAGTTGATTCAGAATACTCCAACGAATCGCATCACTCTTCAAAGGCTTCACCGTCTGTAAATTCTTTTGATATGATATCCATGCGTAGTGATGAGGATTCTACTTTGGAAAATCCTATCGGATTCCAAGGTGTATCGCAACAACCGTCTTTACAAGAACGGAGAAATTCTATTCTACGTACGTTATCTCGTATTCCTACTGTTCACTCTAATCCCTTGCACCATATGAGTTCTCAAGATGACCAAGAGTATAAGaaagaagtggaagaatatgaaaagGAAGGTCATTACAATGTAAGAGACCATAAGCTAGGTACTAAACTAGAAAAAGCACTAACAAGAATCGCCACCCGGAAATCCAATGAAGAGCTATCGGATATGCTCCCAAGAACGACGCAAGATATTTTCCCGGAACAAAAACCTGCCGATGAAATGAATCCAATAAACTCAAGAAGGAGTGGGACTACCATGTCCGGATTACTCAAAACGATCAGTAAACAGTTCGTTCCAACAAAGCAGCCAGCCGATGTAAATGAGGTTCACAGAAGACTCAGTCAAGCTGGCATCACCACCAAGGCTGCCAATGCATCAGACAATATTGCGGGGATCGAAAATTATGATGGAATTGAACTACCCTCACATTCTCCCTACTACAGAAGACCCTCTAATATAAGCAATGATTCGACTTCAAATTCACTCTATACTATGGGCTCTGTTAACAGAAGCAAGACGCCGTCCTTTATAGTTGATATGGGTCATGCATCCAACCCAATCGGCGGAGGAGGTGTATCTGTTGcaggaaaaagaaaatcatACCCTCTGAAAACCATACCtcattttgataatgaCAATTTTGAGGAACAAAGTGTGACAGACTTGCATTAG
- the TUL1 gene encoding ubiquitin-protein ligase TUL1 (similar to uniprot|P36096 Saccharomyces cerevisiae YKL034W TUL1 Transmembrane Ubiquitin Ligase), with the protein MSTDNSRIIFFIIILLFFLSSPSGDGVTSQYEFIQLETLKSQLKYEYEVFRELSYDQNFRNITGLKLAYHDSKENPNLNATYPLPHKDYSSWKPNENYMMLPQDIIDKVQDNIWNRKQTLFPPNITSNLYGKINLTDNNKYTKIKMPIANFFDPPESFQDEKPADGEHYLAVDERGDAGNHGELHNVSWSYGIVDVSIQHLDSVENSLSLSPASISTGESQLGEDDSHWKILHLNVNFYNREETEKHSLSTKGIYDIWTGRILIMSQSAKFHSLFAFPHYLANTEKEFNQVKRLIEKYWNATNYAESLTMANLQHLSDEANTKCEYFGFLQLEPWDQFTPDQIRMIDEELKWPLGRPINRSNLPPIRLHNALLYSPDCGLSLELEDVHGPRYELQVRTIRIHLLLGVLLFLGQIYLLLCQMNFTNTPSSVNKISYWCLFMMNLVDGCLAMLYFLASPLLQELYLPLCISAFACFILASVFEIRYMISVYASQVNEQGVGILTLLRGGSEANTVVNRVIPDEASISSSLYGRFFFTLIVSIFILLSSLIWPKEIRTIFEYSVLVVLNSYWVPQICRNAVKGSDPRRRRQNGYQSLQNGDTNCIPLLWSFIIGTSVLRLIPIVYVFTYPSNVFRHDIDVRFAVLLSLWMLFQLLILYSQDLLGSRWFLPQHVIPDGYHYHRPVPQSILMEYGSQNNCFVCPICMVDVPVYVEETEETHKIDAQSYMITPCSHIFHTECLENWMSYKLQCPVCRAPLPPL; encoded by the coding sequence ATGAGTACAGATAACAGTAGGattatattttttattataatCCTTCTattcttcctttcttcACCGAGTGGCGATGGTGTTACATCACAGTATGAATTTATTCAGCTAGAGACATTAAAGTCGCAACTCAAATACGAGTATGAAGTATTCCGTGAACTATCGTACGACCAAAACTTCAGAAATATAACGGGGCTCAAGCTTGCGTACCATGACTCAAAGGAAAATCCCAACTTGAACGCTACCTATCCACTTCCACACAAGGATTACTCTTCTTGGAAACCTAACGAGAATTATATGATGTTACCTCAAGATATTATAGACAAAGTTCAGGATAATATATGGAACAGAAAACAAACTTTATTTCCTCCCAACATTACCAGTAATTTATATGGTAAAATCAATCTCACAGATAACAATAAATACACCAAGATTAAGATGCCTATTGCCAATTTTTTCGATCCTCCAGAATCCTTCCAGGACGAAAAGCCAGCAGATGGTGAACATTATTTGGCAGTTGATGAAAGGGGTGATGCTGGCAACCATGGAGAACTACACAATGTTTCTTGGAGTTATGGGATAGTTGATGTCAGTATCCAACATTTGGATTCTGTTGAGAACTCGTTGAGTTTGTCACCAGCTTCCATTTCAACGGGGGAATCACAGCTTGGAGAAGATGACAGCCATTGGAAGATTTTACATTTGAACGTCAACTTTTACAACAGAGAGGAGACAGAGAAGCATTCGTTATCTACTAAAGGTATCTATGACATATGGACTGGGAGAATTTTAATAATGTCTCAAAGTGCTAAGTTCCATTCTCTTTTCGCCTTCCCCCATTACTTGGCTAACACTGAGAAAGAGTTCAATCAAGTAAAAAGATTGATCGAAAAGTATTGGAATGCAACTAACTATGCTGAATCATTAACCATGGCCAATCTACAGCATCTTTCAGATGAGGCTAACACGAAGTGTGAATATTTCGGGTTTTTACAACTAGAACCATGGGATCAATTTACCCCAGACCAAATCAGAATGatagatgaagaattgaaatggCCATTGGGCAGACCAATTAATAGATCCAATTTACCGCCTATCCGATTGCATAATGCTCTTCTCTATTCACCTGATTGTGGCTTGTCTTTGGAACTAGAGGATGTCCATGGACCGAGATATGAATTGCAGGTTAGAACAATCAGAATTCATTTACTATTAGGTGTTTTGCTTTTCTTAGGGCAGATATATCTTTTGTTATGTCAAATGAATTTCACCAATACTCCAAGTTCAGTCAACAAAATCTCATATTGGTGCTTATTCATGATGAATCTAGTGGATGGATGCTTGGCTATGTTATACTTCCTTGCATCTCCGCTACTTCAAGAGCTTTATTTGCCCTTGTGTATCAGCGCATTTGCATGCTTTATTTTAGCGAGTGTTTTCGAAATTCGGTATATGATCTCGGTTTACGCTTCTCAAGTCAATGAACAAGGTGTGGGTATTTTGACGCTACTTCGGGGGGGTTCTGAAGCAAATACCGTTGTAAACCGAGTCATACCAGACGAAGCATCCATCAGCAGCTCGTTATATGGtagattttttttcactttgaTTGTCTCGATATTTATTCTACTTTCCTCATTAATATGGCCCAAGGAAATAAGAActatatttgaatatagTGTACTTGTTGTACTCAACTCTTACTGGGTTCCACAAATATGCAGGAACGCTGTTAAGGGAAGCGATCCACGTCGCCGCCGCCAAAACGGATACCAATCACTCCAAAACGGTGATACCAATTGCATCCCTTTGCTTTGGTCTTTCATTATCGGAACATCTGTACTTAGACTTATTCCAATAGTCTACGTGTTTACATACCCTTCCAATGTTTTCCGTCATGATATAGATGTTCGATTTGCTGTTCTACTTTCACTTTGGATGCTTTTCCAACTTCTCATCCTATATTCCCAAGATCTCCTTGGATCGAGATGGTTCCTACCACAGCATGTGATACCTGATGGATACCATTATCACAGACCAGTACCACAATCTATTTTAATGGAATATGGTTCACAAAACAATTGCTTTGTGTGTCCAATTTGTATGGTTGATGTTCCTGTTTACGTAGAAGAGACTGAAGAAACGCATAAGATTGATGCCCAGAGTTACATGATAACACCATGTTCACACATCTTCCACACCGAATGTTTAGAGAATTGGATGAGTTATAAGCTTCAGTGTCCTGTTTGTAGAGCACCTTTACCACCACTTTAG
- a CDS encoding haloacid dehalogenase superfamily protein (conserved hypothetical protein), producing MDGLLINTEDMYTVAINKVLEAHDKGTMSWDLKLQLQGLPGPEAGRKVIEYYDLPLSFEEFDTLNRKHQAILWPTSKFLPGTLELIAYLKERNVPIALCTSSTVEKFHHKTSHLTEAFKAFDVIITGDDPRIPKGRGKPFPDIWQLGLKELNAKFNTDIESNECLVFEDGIPGVNAGKSFGAYVIWVPHKDAIALVKDHKILGDRGEMLESLEHFDRSKFGL from the coding sequence ATGGATGGCTTGTTAATAAACACCGAAGACATGTACACTGTTGCTATAAATAAGGTCTTGGAGGCACATGACAAAGGTACTATGTCTTGGGATCTGAAGTTGCAGTTGCAAGGTTTGCCTGGTCCAGAAGCTGGCCGTAAGGTTATTGAATATTATGATTTACCTTTGTCAttcgaagaatttgataCGTTGAATAGGAAACATCAGGCAATCCTGTGGCCAACGAGCAAATTTCTCCCTGGAACATTAGAGCTTATTGCTTACTTAAAGGAAAGGAACGTTCCAATTGCGCTCTGCACCTCTTCCACTGTAGAAAAGTTCCATCATAAAACTTCCCACCTTACTGAAGCTTTCAAAGCATTCGACGTTATAATTACTGGTGACGATCCCAGAATTCCAAAAGGCAGAGGTAAACCTTTTCCAGATATCTGGCAACTGGGGTTGAAGGAATTAAATGCTAAATTCAACACAGATATTGAGAGTAACGAATGTCTAGTCTTTGAAGATGGTATTCCTGGGGTCAATGCTGGAAAGAGTTTTGGCGCATACGTCATCTGGGTCCCTCATAAAGATGCGATTGCGCTAGTCAAAGACCACAAAATATTAGGCGATAGAGGTGAAATGCTAGAATCTTTAGAACACTTTGACCGTTCCAAGTTTGGATTATAG
- the PRS3 gene encoding ribose phosphate diphosphokinase subunit PRS3 (highly similar to uniprot|P38689 Saccharomyces cerevisiae YHL011C PRS3 5-phospho-ribosyl-1(alpha)-pyrophosphate synthetase involved in nucleotide histidine and tryptophan biosynthesis one of a five related enzymes which are active as heteromultimeric complexes) — MATNSIKLLAPDVHRNLAELVAKRLGLKLTNCKLKRDPSGEVSFSIGESVRDQDIFIVTQIGSGDVNDRVLELLIMINASKTASARRITAIIPNFPYARQDRKDKSRAPITAKLMADMLTTAGCDHVITMDLHASQIQGFFDVPVDNLYAEPSVVRYIKENVNFKEAIIISPDAGGAKRAAGLADRLDLNFALIHKERARANEVSRMVLVGDVSDKICIIVDDMADTCGTLAKAAEVLLENKAKSVIAIVTHGILSGKAIENINHSKLDRVVCTNTVPFEEKMLRCPKLDAIDISSVLAEAIRRLHNGESISYLFKNYPL, encoded by the coding sequence ATGGCAACCAATTCTATCAAGCTTTTGGCTCCCGATGTGCATCGTAACCTAGCCGAGTTAGTTGCTAAGAGGTTAGGTTTGAAGCTTACAAATTGTAAGTTGAAGAGGGATCCCAGCGGCGAAGTATCTTTTTCCATTGGTGAATCTGTTAGAGACCAAGATATCTTCATTGTTACACAGATCGGATCTGGTGATGTGAATGATCGTGTCCTTGAGCTATTAATAATGATTAATGCATCAAAGACCGCGTCTGCTAGAAGAATTACAGCTATTATTCCAAATTTCCCATACGCTAGACAGGATAGAAAGGATAAGTCTCGTGCTCCAATTACTGCTAAGTTGATGGCTGACATGCTGACCACTGCTGGTTGTGACCATGTCATCACCATGGACTTGCACGCTTCTCAAATACAAGGGTTCTTTGATGTTCCAGTAGATAACTTATATGCTGAGCCTTCAGTTGTAAGATATATTAAGGAAAATGTtaacttcaaagaagctATCATTATCTCCCCGGATGCTGGTGGTGCCAAACGTGCCGCTGGTTTGGCCGACCGTTTGGATTTGAACTTTGCCTTGATTCATAAGGAAAGAGCTCGCGCTAATGAAGTTTCAAGAATGGTCCTTGTTGGTGACGTCTCAGACAAGATTTGTatcattgttgatgatatgGCTGATACATGTGGTACTTTGGCTAAGGCTGCAGAAGTTCTGTTGGAAAACAAAGCCAAGTCCGTCATTGCTATCGTTACCCACGGCATTCTATCTGGCAAAGCTATTGAAAACATTAACCACTCAAAACTTGATAGAGTAGTTTGCACAAATACTGTTCCtttcgaagaaaagatGCTACGTTGTCCAAAATTGGATGCAATTGATATCTCTTCAGTGCTTGCAGAAGCTATTCGTCGTTTGCACAACGGTGAAAGTATTTCatatttgttcaagaactACCCTCTCTGA
- the TTI1 gene encoding Tti1p (weakly similar to uniprot|P36097 Saccharomyces cerevisiae YKL033W Protein of unknown function localized to the cytoplasm.), whose product MFTQGQHVRSEHAGTKDEAFGKIKPICVRLSQVTFRKDELLILQDPQLKQLLQDLIQNLDILITKHKSLSGRFGDYVFVPISAMLKTCKSLPDPIATLVFEILARIIDVSWSLPATVDRNTFSQLLSLSTFLISTDLENVNLPNKPDEFKIASIRLLRVLYSTAAFKEWDANMLPAIAHSITILLTLLENSNMSIQLESSKTLRLLYRVINDGEMLSNVVPGNVSTFAKILSRPGLTTHVKVASDVLSTMSELLCMVYGDSSLETFIKTSTGNTAVEVKNPGKHRTTKWLNATSIQLKRALEPTFSKLTKRNNEKLNGELFEACVLLLNKCHNSLYGCREVILKTALTVARDNVFALERFKNDIAAFMRDNNIQVETNFEEINQYNIVNNALRILDTDQLEEYQISKTVAYGIYDSLKTHLLSLDKTENINLIKVTSSEVNYLVTSGSLNNSEVSIIPKISSTAYENVTNILLQLGSKMSASSIQEQIIEFLSIESDVLKNSNEALWIASTLLTGYKNTDISDFLAHDSDPISCQYDIIEMANERVSILSNQTELNELQRTNLTMNLFAMKQMIILMGKDFKDEMLDYIYNVIECFASDDENTRFISGNILQYLANEFYQGAMLNLFQDNVNYIIDGISVRLDNCLFHRAYMVLRVVIKVSGYDLVERLNDILEKLFWMLGYYHGYDDLCTVLLNLFIEISYKIQYTFLSKSSGQSIEIKTWNQDSFKPWGMSNIEQVLNVLDQEKTAADDYGSIAEVEPPEQTAEEFFKERFEKDSDDEDEDEEDAVSENNSSVNNGEAKDEMKWESPISRDAYMLLLRFWTYADRLLTHSSRSVRNKCLDLLLLLCPMLSTQQAVFLPNVAKVWDIVVRSAISEDLAQVGRSYELLNSLVLHTDSFLMKRVLDMWKLFSARDTMVSKMLSPISKSTRVHTTNTLQLQAYLRCSKLLITCMNQFGLQLPDHITIEMCKCLQSLPKDNNSCSPTQIESKHVTNILLLLNLRSQ is encoded by the coding sequence ATGTTTACACAAGGTCAGCATGTTCGGTCAGAACATGCAGGAACTAAAGATGAAGCCTTTGGAAAGATAAAACCAATCTGTGTGAGACTCTCCCAAGTTACCTTCAGGAAAGATGAGCTACTCATATTACAGGATCCGCAGTTAAAACAGTTACTACaagatttgattcaaaactTAGATATCCTTATAACTAAGCACAAATCGCTTTCAGGGAGGTTTGGAGACTATGTGTTTGTGCCTATCTCTGCAATGTTGAAAACGTGTAAATCACTTCCGGACCCAATTGCAACATTAGTATTCGAAATTTTGGCGAGAATAATAGACGTTTCGTGGAGTTTACCGGCGACAGTGGATCGGAACACATTCTCGCAGCTTCTTTCCCTATCAACCTTTCTAATATCTACCGATCTAGAAAATGTCAACCTTCCCAATAAACCAGACGAATTCAAGATTGCTTCCATCAGACTTTTAAGAGTTTTGTATTCCACAGCAGCTTTCAAGGAATGGGATGCAAATATGCTCCCAGCAATTGCACACTCAATCACCATTTTGTTAACATTATTAGAAAATAGCAATATGTCAATCCAGTTAGAGAGCTCAAAAACACTAAGATTACTGTACAGAGTAATAAATGACGGAGAAATGTTAAGTAATGTGGTTCCCGGAAATGTCTCTACATTTGCTAAGATTCTCTCTCGTCCAGGGTTGACTACTCATGTGAAAGTGGCAAGTGATGTATTATCGACTATGTCAGAACTATTGTGTATGGTATATGGTGACTCTTCTTTGGaaactttcatcaaaaCGTCTACAGGAAATACTGCTGTTGAAGTAAAAAATCCAGGAAAGCACAGAACTACCAAATGGTTAAATGCCAcatcaattcaattgaaacgCGCACTTGAACCCACCTTTTCAAAGCTCACTAAAAGGAATAATGAAAAACTGAATGGTGAACTATTTGAAGCTTGTGTTCTACTACTTAATAAATGCCATAATTCACTTTATGGGTGCAGAGAAGTTATACTAAAGACGGCTCTTACAGTAGCAAGGGATAACGTCTTTGCATTAGAAAGATTCAAGAACGATATTGCAGCATTCATGAGAGATAACAATATTCAGGTCGAAACAAACTTCGAAGAAATCAACCAATATAATATTGTGAATAATGCATTAAGAATTTTGGATACAGATCAGCTTGAGgaatatcaaatatcaaaaactGTTGCTTATGGAATATATGACTCTTTGAAAACCCATTTGTTGAGTTTAGACAAAACAGAGAACATTAATTTAATTAAGGTTACCAGTTCAGAGGTAAACTACTTGGTAACATCGGGATCTCTTAATAATTCTGAAGTTTCCATAATTCCGAAAATATCATCTACAGCGTACGAAAATGTTACAAATATTTTACTGCAACTAGGATCCAAGATGAGCGCCTCTTCAATACAAGAACAAATCATTgagtttctttcaatagaATCAGATGTCTTAAAAAACTCAAACGAAGCTCTTTGGATAGCTTCAACTTTATTAACAGGGTATAAAAACACTGACATAAGTGATTTTCTTGCGCATGATTCAGACCCAATCTCCTGCCAATATGACATTATAGAAATGGCAAATGAGCGGGTATCAATTTTATCGAATCAAACGGAACTAAACGAGTTGCAGCGCACCAATTTGACTATGAATTTGTTTGCTatgaaacaaatgattATTCTAATGGgtaaagatttcaaagatgaaatgtTAGATTACATCTATAATGTCATTGAATGTTTCGCAAGCGATGATGAGAACACAAGATTCATTTCGggaaatattcttcaatatttgGCCAATGAATTCTACCAGGGTGCAATGCTAAATTTGTTTCAAGATAATGTTAATTACATAATTGACGGAATCTCAGTTAGACTTGACAATTGTCTATTCCATCGTGCATATATGGTTCTTCGTGTAGTGATAAAGGTTTCTGGATACGATCTTGTGGAACGTTTGAATGATATCCTAGAGAAGCTATTTTGGATGTTAGGATATTATCATGGATACGATGACCTCTGCACTGTACTATTGAACTTATTCATAGAGATTTCATACAAGATACAATACACTTTCTTGAGCAAATCGAGCGGACAATCTATCGAGATCAAAACCTGGAACCAGGATTCCTTCAAGCCATGGGGTATGTCTAATATCGAACAAGTATTAAATGTATTGGATCAGGAGAAAACTGCTGCAGATGATTATGGTAGCATTGCTGAGGTAGAACCACCTGAACAGACGGCCGAGGAGTTTTTCAAGgaaaggtttgaaaaggatagcgatgacgaagatgaagacgaagaagatgctGTATCGGAGAACAATTCCTCGGTGAATAATGGGGAGGCgaaagatgagatgaaatGGGAGTCCCCAATATCAAGGGATGCCTATATGTTACTTTTAAGGTTTTGGACGTACGCAGACAGGCTCTTAACACATTCATCGCGTTCCGTGAGAAATAAATGCTTAGATCTACTTCTCTTACTATGTCCCATGCTCTCTACACAGCAGGCGGTCTTTTTACCAAACGTTGCCAAAGTCTGGGATATCGTTGTACGGTCAGCCATCTCCGAGGATCTCGCACAAGTTGGTAGAAGTTACGAACTTTTAAACTCTTTGGTTTTACACACTGATTCCTTCCTCATGAAAAGGGTACTAGATATGTGGAAACTCTTTTCTGCAAGGGACACCATGGTATCCAAAATGCTTTCTccaatttccaaatctaCTAGAGTCCACACAACGAACACTTTGCAACTACAAGCATACCTTCGTTGCAGCAAATTGCTTATAACGTGTATGAACCAATTCGGGCTACAATTACCGGACCATATAACCATAGAGATGTGCAAGTGTTTACAATCATTACCCAAAGACAACAACAGTTGCAGCCCCACTCAAATTGAATCGAAGCACGTGACCAACATTCTTCTCTTACTAAATCTAAGATCACAATGA
- the ETP1 gene encoding Etp1p (similar to uniprot|P38748 YHL010C Saccharomyces cerevisiae Hypothetical ORF) — translation MEYTLLIEVTESLDDCYKFFKSGKLTFERKTDSRIEQSWNHIPMLSLHSCSNKVSIESEWCGHGIIRLFKNGHASVGTFDDKELYRELGDGRMLAILFIPNYLTINRLLGWFIGEETTNQVTHLQLIKMNKEKGRFMLLMKFKEQSLAKEFQKLFDGKKFNEIDPETCHVVAIKELIFHQGMFSEDKDALPYMLKYPFTQSSSEQSDGLIELPMCPVCLEKLDSEVTGLVTTPCQHTFHCKCLDQWKNGNCPVCRYSQLKDVNNEPLPRCLECGETNNLWICLICGHLGCGRYNSQHAICHYEQSNHCFAMDLTTKRVWDYAGDNYVHRIVQNEIDGKLVEVGESHDGSNTKRNKEYHLEYVQVLLSQLESQREYYEGQIYNMHERVKSLESDMQVSRQKDDHKQLKKLVEESMQEMKNRLKEEMLLNSGLQQNLDHLTKQMEKFSLEKQKLQDENQELQSQIQDLMFHFESQEKFAEDSELQNATLVLQPPPGSEASSSAKNKKKKKKKIPKIPKI, via the coding sequence ATGGAATATACATTACTTATCGAGGTAACAGAAAGTCTAGACGATTGTTATAAGTTTTTTAAGTCTGGCAAATTGACTTTTGAGCGGAAGACTGATTCTCGTATTGAACAGAGTTGGAACCATATTCCAATGCTAAGTTTACATTCTTGTAGTAACAAAGTTTCCATCGAATCCGAATGGTGTGGCCATGGTATTATACGGCTTTTCAAGAATGGCCACGCATCAGTTGGTACctttgatgataaagaaCTCTACCGGGAATTAGGTGATGGAAGGATGCTAGCCATACTATTTATTCCAAACTACTTGACCATAAACAGACTATTGGGATGGTTTATTGGAGAAGAAACAACCAATCAAGTGACGCATTTACAATTaataaaaatgaacaaGGAAAAAGGACGGTTTATgcttttgatgaaatttaaGGAACAAAGCTTGGCGAAAGAGTTTCAGAAGCTCTTCGATGGGAAGAAgttcaatgaaattgatccAGAAACATGTCATGTGGTAGCAATTAAGGAGCTTATATTTCATCAAGGAATGTTTAGTGAAGATAAAGATGCTCTCCCCTACATGTTAAAATATCCGTTTACTCAGAGTAGTTCAGAACAATCTGATGGTTTAATAGAACTACCTATGTGTCCTGTTTGCCTAGAAAAATTAGACAGCGAAGTTACTGGATTAGTCACAACCCCTTGTCAACATACGTTCCATTGTAAGTGCCTAGATCAATGGAAAAACGGTAATTGCCCTGTCTGCAGATACTCACAGTTAAAAGATGTTAATAATGAACCACTGCCGCGTTGTCTAGAATGCGGTGAAACGAACAATCTTTGGATCTGTCTAATTTGTGGACATCTTGGATGTGGTCGTTATAATTCTCAACATGCAATATGCCATTACGAACAATCGAACCATTGTTTTGCAATGGATTTGACAACAAAACGGGTATGGGATTATGCGGGGGATAATTACGTCCATCGgattgttcaaaatgaGATCGACGGAAAGTTGGTGGAGGTGGGTGAATCTCATGACGGGAGTAATACGAAAAGGAATAAAGAGTATCATTTGGAATACGTTCAAGTACTTTTGTCTCAGTTAGAATCTCAGCGTGAGTATTACGAGGGACAAATTTACAATATGCATGAAAGAGTGAAATCGCTCGAGTCTGATATGCAAGTCAGTAGACAAAAAGATGATCACAAACAGTTAAAGAAACtcgttgaagaaagtatgcaagaaatgaaaaatcgGCTTAAGGAAGAAATGCTGCTCAACTCCGGACTTCAACAAAACTTAGATCATTTAACTAAACAGATGGAAAAATTTAGCCtagagaaacagaaactaCAGGATgaaaatcaagaattgCAGTCACAAATTCAAGACTTGATGTTCCATTTTGAATCCCAGGAAAAGTTTGCAGAGGATTCAGAGCTTCAAAATGCAACGTTAGTGCTTCAACCTCCTCCAGGTTCCGAAGCATCTTCCAGTGCtaagaacaagaagaaaaagaagaagaagattccGAAAATACCCAAAATATGA